A genomic segment from Synchiropus splendidus isolate RoL2022-P1 chromosome 18, RoL_Sspl_1.0, whole genome shotgun sequence encodes:
- the otud5a gene encoding OTU domain-containing protein 5-A isoform X1: protein MTILPKKKPSSGVGVSDHADDGDRRSGSDPHQHPHAGRAGARPRASPPPWSYQPAPPSVRDDRRSIEASSRPQQASPQPVGSVSPVGQGDGRDSSGGIGPGSRGELVVSGGVVGCGCGIGSCCSGPGLSKRRRQAGTCAGGMVAALAGGGQPGVTGPGGVGSSQDSEEGAGNNSEDEYENAARLQSVDPATVEQQEHWFEKALVEKKGFVIKKMKEDGACLFRAVADQVYGDQDMHEVVRKHCMDYLVKNADYFSNYVTEDFTTYINRKRKNNCHGNHIEMQAMAEMYNRPVEVYQYGTEPINTFHGIHQNNDEPIRVSYHRNIHYNSVVNPNKATIGVGLGLPAFKPGYADQSLMKSAIKTSEESWIEQQMLEDKKRATDWEATNEAIEEQVARESYLQWLQDQEKQARQPRKASATCSSATAAASSGLDDWSARSPRQRDTDPSHTDLTGAPPANNKPPSPTGAALILSKPPSPCAPGPSNQSRHHLEYRAIMQEMSPTAFGLTDWEDDEILASVLAVSQQEYLDSIKHQSATMHREREPSPDSS from the exons ATGACGATCCTGCCCAAGAAGAAGCCCAGCTCCGGGGTCGGAGTCTCGGACCACGCCGACGACGGCGACCGTCGGAGCGGCTCCGACCCTCACCAGCACCCGCACGCAGGCCGAGCCGGAGCCCGGCCGAGGGCTTCACCTCCGCCTTGGTCCTACCAGCCCGCTCCGCCCTCCGTCAGGGACGACAGGCGGAGCATCGAGGCGAGCTCCCGGCCGCAGCAGGCCTCTCCTCAGCCCGTGGGCTCCGTCTCTCCTGTGGGACAGGGCGACGGCCGGGACAGCAGCGGCGGGATCGGGCCCGGGTCCCGTGGGGAGCTGGTGGTGTCGGGCGGCGTGGTAGGCTGCGGCTGCGGCATCGGAAGCTGCTGTTCCGGTCCAGGACTGAGCAAGCGGCGGCGACAGGCAGGCACCTGCGCCGGCGGGATGGTGGCGGCTCTGGCCGGGGGAGGCCAGCCCGGGGTGACCGGACCGGGTGGAGTGGGCTCCAGCCAGGACTCTGAGGAAGGAGCTGGGAACAATAGCGAGGACGAGTACGAGAACGCCGCTCGGCTGCAGTCGGTGGACCCGGCCACCGTGGAGCAG caggAGCACTGGTTTGAAAAAGctctggtggaaaaaaaaggtttcgtCATCAAGAAGATGAAGGAGGACGGAGCGTGTTTGTTCAGAGCTGTCG CCGACCAGGTGTACGGGGACCAGGACATGCACGAGGTGGTCAGGAAACACTGTATGGACTACctg GTGAAGAATGCAGACTACTTCTCAAACTACGTGACGGAGGACTTCACCACCTACAtcaacaggaagaggaaaaacaactgTCACGGGAACCACATCGAGATGCAAGCCATGGCTGAGATGTACAACCGGCCTGTGGAGGTCTACCAGTACGGCACAG AACCTATCAACACGTTCCATGGAATCCACCAGAACAACGACGAGCCCATCAGAGTGAGCTACCACCGCAACATCCACTACAACTCTGTGGTCAACCCCAACAAGGCCACCATCGGGGTCGGCCTGGGGCTGCCCGCCTTCAAACCCGGG TACGCAGATCAGTCGCTGATGAAGTCAGCCATCAAGACGTCGGAGGAGTCGTGGATCGAGCAGCAGATGTTGGAGGACAAGAAGAGAGCGACCGACTGGGAGGCCACCAACGAGGCCATCGAGGAGCAGGTGGCCCGCGAGTCCTACCTGCAGTGGCTGCAGGACCAGGAGAAGCAGGCGCGACAG CCCCGTAAagccagcgccacctgcagctCAGCGACGGCAGCTGCGTCCAGTGGTCTGGATGACTGGAGCGCTCGGTCGCCACGGCAACGGGACACGGACCCGTCCCACACAGACCTCACTGGTGCTCCCCCCGCCAACAACAAACCCCCCTCCCCCACGGGAGCCGCCCTCATCTTGAGCAAACCGCCTTCACCCTGTGCGCCAG GCCCCAGTAATCAGAGTCGCCATCACCTGGAGTACAGAGCCATCATGCAGGAGATGTCACCCACAGCATTTG GTCTGACCGACTGGGAGGACGACGAGATCCTGGCGTCGGTGCTCGCCGTGTCGCAGCAGGAGTACCTGGACAGCATCAAACACCAGAGCGCCACCATGCACCGAGAACGGGAGCCGTCCCCGGACAGCAGCTGA
- the otud5a gene encoding OTU domain-containing protein 5-A isoform X2, which yields MTILPKKKPSSGVGVSDHADDGDRRSGSDPHQHPHAGRAGARPRASPPPWSYQPAPPSVRDDRRSIEASSRPQQASPQPVGSVSPVGQGDGRDSSGGIGPGSRGELVVSGGVVGCGCGIGSCCSGPGLSKRRRQAGTCAGGMVAALAGGGQPGVTGPGGVGSSQDSEEGAGNNSEDEYENAARLQSVDPATVEQEHWFEKALVEKKGFVIKKMKEDGACLFRAVADQVYGDQDMHEVVRKHCMDYLVKNADYFSNYVTEDFTTYINRKRKNNCHGNHIEMQAMAEMYNRPVEVYQYGTEPINTFHGIHQNNDEPIRVSYHRNIHYNSVVNPNKATIGVGLGLPAFKPGYADQSLMKSAIKTSEESWIEQQMLEDKKRATDWEATNEAIEEQVARESYLQWLQDQEKQARQPRKASATCSSATAAASSGLDDWSARSPRQRDTDPSHTDLTGAPPANNKPPSPTGAALILSKPPSPCAPGPSNQSRHHLEYRAIMQEMSPTAFGLTDWEDDEILASVLAVSQQEYLDSIKHQSATMHREREPSPDSS from the exons ATGACGATCCTGCCCAAGAAGAAGCCCAGCTCCGGGGTCGGAGTCTCGGACCACGCCGACGACGGCGACCGTCGGAGCGGCTCCGACCCTCACCAGCACCCGCACGCAGGCCGAGCCGGAGCCCGGCCGAGGGCTTCACCTCCGCCTTGGTCCTACCAGCCCGCTCCGCCCTCCGTCAGGGACGACAGGCGGAGCATCGAGGCGAGCTCCCGGCCGCAGCAGGCCTCTCCTCAGCCCGTGGGCTCCGTCTCTCCTGTGGGACAGGGCGACGGCCGGGACAGCAGCGGCGGGATCGGGCCCGGGTCCCGTGGGGAGCTGGTGGTGTCGGGCGGCGTGGTAGGCTGCGGCTGCGGCATCGGAAGCTGCTGTTCCGGTCCAGGACTGAGCAAGCGGCGGCGACAGGCAGGCACCTGCGCCGGCGGGATGGTGGCGGCTCTGGCCGGGGGAGGCCAGCCCGGGGTGACCGGACCGGGTGGAGTGGGCTCCAGCCAGGACTCTGAGGAAGGAGCTGGGAACAATAGCGAGGACGAGTACGAGAACGCCGCTCGGCTGCAGTCGGTGGACCCGGCCACCGTGGAGCAG gAGCACTGGTTTGAAAAAGctctggtggaaaaaaaaggtttcgtCATCAAGAAGATGAAGGAGGACGGAGCGTGTTTGTTCAGAGCTGTCG CCGACCAGGTGTACGGGGACCAGGACATGCACGAGGTGGTCAGGAAACACTGTATGGACTACctg GTGAAGAATGCAGACTACTTCTCAAACTACGTGACGGAGGACTTCACCACCTACAtcaacaggaagaggaaaaacaactgTCACGGGAACCACATCGAGATGCAAGCCATGGCTGAGATGTACAACCGGCCTGTGGAGGTCTACCAGTACGGCACAG AACCTATCAACACGTTCCATGGAATCCACCAGAACAACGACGAGCCCATCAGAGTGAGCTACCACCGCAACATCCACTACAACTCTGTGGTCAACCCCAACAAGGCCACCATCGGGGTCGGCCTGGGGCTGCCCGCCTTCAAACCCGGG TACGCAGATCAGTCGCTGATGAAGTCAGCCATCAAGACGTCGGAGGAGTCGTGGATCGAGCAGCAGATGTTGGAGGACAAGAAGAGAGCGACCGACTGGGAGGCCACCAACGAGGCCATCGAGGAGCAGGTGGCCCGCGAGTCCTACCTGCAGTGGCTGCAGGACCAGGAGAAGCAGGCGCGACAG CCCCGTAAagccagcgccacctgcagctCAGCGACGGCAGCTGCGTCCAGTGGTCTGGATGACTGGAGCGCTCGGTCGCCACGGCAACGGGACACGGACCCGTCCCACACAGACCTCACTGGTGCTCCCCCCGCCAACAACAAACCCCCCTCCCCCACGGGAGCCGCCCTCATCTTGAGCAAACCGCCTTCACCCTGTGCGCCAG GCCCCAGTAATCAGAGTCGCCATCACCTGGAGTACAGAGCCATCATGCAGGAGATGTCACCCACAGCATTTG GTCTGACCGACTGGGAGGACGACGAGATCCTGGCGTCGGTGCTCGCCGTGTCGCAGCAGGAGTACCTGGACAGCATCAAACACCAGAGCGCCACCATGCACCGAGAACGGGAGCCGTCCCCGGACAGCAGCTGA